One genomic region from candidate division KSB1 bacterium encodes:
- a CDS encoding type II toxin-antitoxin system VapC family toxin, with amino-acid sequence MIILDTHAWLYWVDDNLKEFSKVALAEIKKATTLGISVISCWEIAMLVVKQRLSLSMDVMDWISQALRYPGTRLLDLEPEIAVMSTRLPGKFPGDPADQIIVATCLRHGAPLVTKDGKIHSWGKIRTIW; translated from the coding sequence ATGATTATTCTTGATACTCATGCATGGCTTTATTGGGTTGACGATAATCTTAAAGAATTTTCTAAGGTCGCATTGGCAGAAATAAAGAAAGCTACCACATTGGGAATTAGTGTGATTTCATGCTGGGAGATTGCTATGCTTGTTGTAAAACAGCGTCTGTCACTAAGTATGGATGTCATGGATTGGATCAGTCAAGCGTTGAGATATCCGGGGACCCGGTTGCTTGATTTAGAACCTGAAATTGCAGTGATGTCAACTCGTTTACCAGGTAAATTTCCGGGAGATCCGGCCGATCAAATTATTGTTGCTACCTGCCTTAGACATGGAGCACCTTTGGTTACTAAGGATGGCAAAATTCACTCTTGGGGAAAGATTAGAACCATTTGGTAG
- a CDS encoding sulfite exporter TauE/SafE family protein, which produces MKKIITTFALLLLCINSLNAQFGQQEVLSVEAFLSVDKIRPGDEFKIGVKARIEHKWHINSRKPADEFLIPTKVEFAQIDGFEFGEVYYPEGQMLKFEFSETPLSVYEGDVVFWTKAKVSEGIIPGELKISGDFSYQACNDVMCLIPTSKSFEIVASIVGAGTPVKQINESEFEIKLSQLAGERSTNEISNLISERGLVLTLSFIFLGGLLLNLTPCVYPIIPITISFFVGQASGKISKSFFLALIYVLGMSITYSVLGVVAAMTGGLLGSSLQNPLVLVAIAGVFLVFAASMFGAFEIRVPAFLSNMAGGSRQGVIGSLFMGLTVGIVAAPCIGPFVLSLLTYVAAKGDPFTGFLLFFVLSLGLGFPYIFLGTFSSSIKNLPRSGEWMVWVKKVFGVVMIAMAVYFIDPLISNFIYAVIFTATVVLGGILVGFLDKSTASFGWFKGLKPAIGTLMILLGVWTSVSAWTDANTEHVNWQPYDEQLVAQAANEDKPILIDFYADWCIPCKQIEKKLFTQPAIIEKSGKFLALKADLTKEKSLGVKDLRTKYEVHGVPTIILIDGSGNEHRRFTDELLNFSTEEFLEIMEGALNRNE; this is translated from the coding sequence TTGAAAAAGATCATCACAACTTTTGCACTTCTTTTACTTTGCATAAATTCATTAAACGCCCAGTTTGGCCAGCAGGAAGTTTTAAGCGTCGAAGCCTTTCTGTCAGTCGATAAAATCCGGCCCGGCGATGAATTTAAAATTGGCGTTAAAGCCAGGATTGAGCATAAGTGGCACATCAATTCGCGCAAGCCAGCGGACGAATTTCTTATTCCAACCAAGGTTGAATTTGCACAAATAGATGGCTTTGAATTCGGCGAGGTCTATTACCCCGAAGGCCAAATGCTGAAATTCGAATTTTCCGAAACGCCACTTTCTGTTTATGAAGGGGACGTGGTCTTTTGGACGAAAGCAAAAGTTTCCGAAGGTATCATACCAGGTGAATTAAAAATCTCCGGAGATTTCTCTTACCAGGCGTGTAACGATGTCATGTGTCTAATTCCGACCTCGAAATCGTTCGAAATCGTTGCCTCAATTGTTGGCGCCGGGACGCCGGTAAAGCAAATCAATGAAAGTGAATTTGAAATTAAATTGAGTCAACTGGCGGGGGAACGCTCAACTAATGAAATCAGCAACCTTATATCAGAGAGGGGGCTTGTTTTAACACTTAGTTTTATTTTCCTTGGCGGCTTATTACTCAACCTGACGCCCTGCGTTTACCCAATCATTCCTATCACGATCAGCTTCTTTGTCGGCCAAGCATCCGGAAAAATCAGCAAATCTTTTTTTCTGGCGCTGATTTATGTCCTCGGTATGTCGATTACCTATTCGGTTTTAGGCGTTGTCGCTGCCATGACCGGCGGGCTGCTCGGTTCTTCCCTGCAAAATCCTCTTGTCTTAGTTGCAATCGCCGGAGTTTTTTTAGTGTTTGCGGCCAGCATGTTCGGAGCATTTGAAATCCGGGTTCCTGCTTTCCTGTCAAACATGGCCGGCGGATCAAGGCAGGGCGTCATCGGTTCGCTTTTTATGGGGTTAACAGTCGGTATTGTCGCGGCGCCTTGTATCGGGCCATTTGTACTCAGCCTTTTGACCTACGTGGCGGCCAAGGGCGACCCGTTTACCGGGTTTTTGCTTTTCTTTGTTTTATCTCTCGGTTTAGGATTCCCGTATATTTTCCTTGGCACATTTTCCAGTTCAATCAAGAACCTGCCGCGCTCCGGAGAATGGATGGTTTGGGTGAAGAAAGTCTTTGGCGTGGTCATGATTGCGATGGCCGTCTATTTTATTGATCCGCTTATTTCGAACTTTATTTATGCGGTCATCTTCACGGCTACAGTTGTTTTGGGCGGCATCTTGGTCGGATTTCTCGATAAGTCCACGGCAAGTTTCGGTTGGTTTAAAGGACTCAAACCTGCCATCGGTACTTTGATGATTCTTTTGGGAGTTTGGACTTCGGTTTCGGCCTGGACGGACGCCAACACCGAGCACGTTAACTGGCAACCCTACGATGAGCAGCTGGTTGCTCAAGCCGCTAATGAGGACAAGCCAATCCTGATAGACTTCTATGCCGACTGGTGTATTCCGTGCAAACAAATTGAAAAGAAACTTTTTACCCAGCCGGCAATTATTGAGAAGTCGGGGAAATTTTTAGCGTTGAAAGCCGACCTGACG
- a CDS encoding type II toxin-antitoxin system Phd/YefM family antitoxin, with translation MKTIAAGNFKTHCLSLLDQVAQSRESLVITKYGKPVAKIVPYNVKKDIKEKPLKGSVIYFGDLISPIEVDWEANQG, from the coding sequence ATGAAAACTATCGCTGCAGGAAATTTCAAAACGCACTGCTTATCACTACTTGATCAGGTAGCTCAAAGTCGTGAGTCATTAGTGATCACTAAGTACGGTAAGCCAGTTGCGAAAATTGTTCCTTACAATGTTAAAAAGGATATCAAAGAAAAACCTCTAAAAGGTAGTGTAATCTATTTCGGAGATCTGATTTCTCCAATTGAAGTAGATTGGGAGGCCAATCAGGGATGA
- a CDS encoding penicillin acylase family protein produces MRWFKFILTFAATLGLVIALDTKIGLMPPLGKFLDPFQGFWQNAETDRGGGTQTLHLPTLKAPVSILYDDRQIPHIFAKNDHDLYFTQGYVTAKDRLWQMEFQTHAAAGRLSEIVGERALEYDRFQRRIGMLSGARNALKAMEKDPVIREVVLAYTAGVNAFIETLDPKDYPVEYKILDYAPEPWTTLKCALLLKYMAWMLTGYASDLQMSNTLAKFGKEVVEDLFPYYPENMQPVIPEGTPWNFKPLPVKKPAREFVPKITSKILPYEANPATGSNNWAVSGSKTASGFPILANDPHLEMNLPSIWYEMQLTSPSVNVYGVSLPGAPNIVIGFNEKIAWGVTNGEADVMDFYEITFKDSTLTEYRHDHKWRKTRKVVEEIRVKGAGTVVDTVIYTHHGPIPYNINEKPFNRRVPVLHALRWLGHDPSNEARTFYELNYAENYGDYVDALSHYICPAQNFVFADTSGDIAIWHNGKFPAKWRGQGKFIGDGSDPLYDWQDWVPHSQNPHIKNPSRGFVSSANQNATDLTYPYYLNWYYASHYRSSRINQRLTEMKKITPDDFRKLQLDTKNLFAESVVPALLNILDESSLSPEEVRMFRKLSSWDFFNDADKIAPTIFKNWWGKLYDAIWDDEFGGEGRYFRFPSRARTVQMIVEESLAKWFDNIKTSEVETLPDLVRASFKAAHFELSASFGEMNESWQWGRYKGTDIIHLARIPGFSRLDLNVGGDLRIVNAIGKTHGPSWRMVVALGPEVKAWGIYPGGQSGNPGSPHYDDFVDDWVQGELAELLFLKSEDSEHQRIVSKLNLEAK; encoded by the coding sequence ATGCGCTGGTTTAAATTCATTCTCACATTTGCAGCGACATTGGGGCTAGTGATTGCGCTCGACACAAAAATAGGTTTAATGCCGCCGCTGGGCAAATTCCTCGATCCATTTCAGGGCTTTTGGCAAAACGCTGAAACCGATAGGGGAGGAGGCACTCAAACATTGCATCTTCCAACCCTTAAGGCGCCGGTGTCTATTTTATATGACGATCGTCAAATCCCCCACATTTTTGCTAAAAATGATCACGACCTTTACTTCACCCAAGGTTATGTAACTGCAAAAGATCGCCTTTGGCAAATGGAGTTTCAGACACATGCGGCAGCGGGCCGGCTTTCCGAAATCGTTGGTGAGCGAGCTTTGGAATACGACCGTTTTCAGCGGAGAATCGGGATGCTTTCTGGCGCCCGAAATGCGCTTAAGGCAATGGAAAAAGATCCCGTGATTCGTGAAGTAGTTTTAGCCTACACTGCGGGTGTGAATGCTTTTATAGAAACATTAGACCCAAAAGATTACCCTGTCGAGTACAAAATCCTGGATTATGCCCCCGAACCCTGGACGACCCTCAAATGCGCTTTACTGCTCAAATACATGGCCTGGATGCTGACCGGATACGCTTCCGACTTGCAGATGAGCAACACCCTGGCGAAGTTTGGTAAGGAAGTCGTCGAAGACCTCTTTCCATATTATCCTGAAAATATGCAGCCGGTCATTCCGGAAGGCACGCCCTGGAACTTTAAACCGCTGCCAGTTAAAAAACCGGCAAGAGAATTTGTACCGAAGATTACCAGCAAGATTTTGCCGTATGAAGCCAATCCGGCAACGGGCAGTAATAACTGGGCTGTGTCCGGCTCAAAAACCGCCAGCGGATTTCCGATTCTGGCAAACGATCCGCATTTGGAAATGAATCTTCCGTCTATCTGGTATGAAATGCAACTGACCAGTCCGTCGGTGAATGTTTATGGCGTTTCCCTGCCCGGTGCGCCAAACATTGTCATTGGTTTCAATGAAAAAATCGCCTGGGGCGTGACGAATGGCGAGGCTGACGTCATGGATTTTTATGAAATCACGTTTAAAGATTCTACCTTGACTGAGTACCGGCATGACCATAAATGGCGGAAGACCAGGAAGGTCGTGGAGGAAATTAGAGTAAAAGGCGCCGGCACGGTTGTGGACACAGTCATTTATACACATCACGGGCCAATTCCATACAATATTAATGAAAAGCCATTTAACCGGCGCGTGCCGGTTTTGCATGCTTTACGTTGGTTGGGACACGACCCCAGCAACGAGGCGCGTACTTTTTATGAATTAAATTATGCTGAAAATTACGGCGATTATGTTGATGCCCTTTCTCATTATATTTGTCCGGCGCAAAATTTTGTCTTTGCCGATACAAGCGGCGATATCGCCATTTGGCACAATGGCAAATTCCCAGCTAAGTGGCGCGGCCAGGGAAAGTTTATTGGAGATGGTTCTGATCCGCTTTACGACTGGCAAGACTGGGTTCCTCACTCGCAAAATCCCCATATTAAAAACCCGTCGCGCGGCTTCGTTAGCTCAGCAAACCAGAATGCAACCGACCTGACTTATCCATATTATTTGAATTGGTACTACGCCTCGCACTATCGAAGCAGCAGGATAAATCAAAGATTGACTGAAATGAAAAAAATCACGCCGGATGATTTCAGAAAATTGCAGCTCGACACCAAGAATCTTTTTGCTGAATCGGTTGTGCCGGCTTTATTGAACATTTTAGACGAGAGCAGTTTGTCTCCCGAAGAGGTAAGGATGTTCCGAAAACTCTCTTCCTGGGATTTTTTTAATGATGCAGATAAAATTGCACCGACTATTTTCAAAAACTGGTGGGGGAAACTTTATGATGCTATTTGGGATGACGAGTTTGGCGGCGAGGGAAGGTATTTTCGGTTTCCTTCGCGGGCGAGGACTGTGCAAATGATTGTAGAAGAGTCGCTGGCAAAATGGTTTGATAATATAAAGACATCCGAAGTTGAAACACTGCCTGATTTGGTGCGAGCAAGTTTCAAGGCGGCCCATTTCGAATTATCCGCTTCGTTTGGCGAAATGAATGAATCCTGGCAGTGGGGCAGGTATAAAGGAACGGATATTATCCACCTTGCCCGAATCCCGGGTTTTAGTCGCCTGGATTTAAATGTCGGGGGGGACTTAAGAATTGTGAATGCCATCGGCAAGACCCACGGCCCCTCCTGGAGAATGGTCGTTGCCCTCGGCCCGGAAGTGAAAGCCTGGGGCATTTATCCCGGCGGTCAGTCCGGCAACCCGGGAAGCCCTCATTATGACGATTTTGTTGACGACTGGGTACAAGGAGAGCTCGCTGAACTGCTTTTTCTTAAATCGGAAGATTCGGAACACCAGCGAATTGTTTCAAAATTAAATTTGGAGGCGAAATGA